In Acidaminococcus fermentans DSM 20731, one genomic interval encodes:
- a CDS encoding sodium:glutamate symporter, with protein sequence MNLTDIAIDIATVSFLLCLGFALRVKIAFFRRYFIPASLIAGILGLLLGPQVLGEVSPICLHYSKGIGQWINFAFCFIFATSFLGNSVGKLGRDILSTTVIAGTMHMMQILVGLAIIVALLPFMQDLPMWLGLLPVTGFYGGHGSAGIIGASFGSEGISDAMGIAMTYATIGMFAAVIGGMFLINYGASRGWTSHKVDQAEIDKLTHSSGLLEKGSRPSMAAAVCSPSALDPFAFQFMIVGVIIAISYITRIGLIAIIPFWKRIPLYTMCLLMGAIVGPILGKTKWGQYIDRPSMKRISGLALEYMIVVAVATIRISVLKAYFVPIVVSTIILCGLTAFFSVYLSKKWYGDHWFEVAMGIYGQCTGTLATGLLLIKVLDPDGDTMTSESISGSSTLGSFYQLPNTTMGPMLFLSSPMLYIGGVSAALVAFILAGILFFRVKGKADPA encoded by the coding sequence ATGAACTTGACAGATATTGCCATTGATATTGCAACAGTCAGCTTTCTGCTGTGTCTGGGGTTTGCACTGCGGGTGAAGATTGCTTTTTTCAGACGGTATTTTATTCCGGCATCTCTGATTGCCGGAATCCTGGGTCTGCTGTTGGGGCCCCAGGTGTTGGGGGAAGTATCGCCCATTTGTCTGCATTACAGCAAAGGAATCGGGCAATGGATTAATTTTGCTTTCTGCTTCATCTTTGCCACTTCATTTTTAGGAAATTCTGTGGGCAAACTGGGAAGAGACATCTTATCCACAACAGTTATTGCCGGGACCATGCATATGATGCAGATCCTTGTGGGGTTGGCCATAATTGTGGCATTGCTTCCGTTTATGCAGGATCTGCCCATGTGGCTGGGCCTGTTGCCTGTCACCGGTTTTTATGGAGGACACGGTTCTGCTGGAATCATTGGGGCGTCCTTTGGATCTGAAGGAATCAGCGATGCCATGGGGATTGCCATGACCTATGCTACCATTGGGATGTTCGCCGCCGTTATCGGAGGGATGTTCCTGATCAACTATGGGGCTTCCAGAGGATGGACCAGTCATAAAGTAGATCAGGCAGAAATCGACAAACTGACCCATTCTTCCGGATTGCTTGAAAAGGGAAGCCGTCCTTCCATGGCCGCTGCAGTGTGCAGTCCTTCAGCTCTGGATCCTTTTGCTTTTCAGTTTATGATTGTCGGCGTTATCATTGCCATTTCCTATATCACACGGATTGGTCTGATCGCCATTATCCCTTTCTGGAAGCGGATTCCTTTGTATACCATGTGCCTTCTGATGGGGGCCATTGTAGGACCTATTCTGGGGAAAACAAAATGGGGACAGTATATTGACCGTCCTTCCATGAAACGGATTTCCGGGCTGGCACTGGAATATATGATTGTGGTGGCGGTGGCAACCATCCGGATCAGCGTCTTAAAAGCCTATTTCGTTCCTATTGTTGTGTCTACCATTATCCTGTGCGGATTGACGGCTTTCTTTTCCGTGTATCTTTCCAAAAAATGGTATGGAGATCATTGGTTTGAGGTAGCTATGGGAATCTATGGGCAATGCACCGGGACTTTGGCAACCGGCCTGCTGCTGATCAAAGTCCTGGATCCTGATGGGGATACCATGACCAGTGAGAGTATTTCCGGTTCCAGTACCCTGGGATCCTTCTACCAGCTGCCCAATACCACCATGGGCCCCATGCTGTTCCTGAGCAGTCCCATGCTTTATATAGGGGGTGTTTCCGCTGCCCTGGTGGCATTTATTCTGGCAGGGATACTCTTCTTTAGGGTGAAAGGAAAGGCGGATCCGGCATGA
- a CDS encoding creatininase family protein, producing MQNYIRKMPGKQYLERMEKDPLVIIPTGACEVYGPHLPMGTDLLVAKRIAELVAEETDALIAPTIEAGESSALASFPCTFAMPRKILEDYLDYILGKVLKDGAKKILFITGHAGNVDTVNYLSKKYMEQYDFKMAQVDWWRFATVHNKGICQYEGYMCNGHASECGTSVMLYLFPELVDEAGETCVDPHTSSEFSDFITLGKFTDKTYNGTVGDATVATREKGEKIVEACLARILKFIKAYYK from the coding sequence ATGCAAAATTATATCAGAAAAATGCCAGGGAAACAATATTTGGAAAGAATGGAAAAGGATCCTCTGGTTATCATTCCTACAGGCGCTTGTGAAGTCTACGGGCCTCATCTGCCCATGGGAACGGATCTGCTGGTGGCCAAACGGATTGCTGAACTGGTTGCCGAGGAGACGGATGCTTTGATTGCACCGACTATTGAAGCCGGAGAATCTTCTGCGCTGGCTTCTTTTCCCTGCACATTTGCCATGCCTCGGAAGATTCTGGAAGACTATCTGGATTATATCCTGGGGAAAGTACTGAAAGATGGAGCCAAGAAAATTTTATTTATCACTGGCCACGCAGGGAATGTGGATACAGTCAATTATTTGTCCAAAAAATACATGGAACAGTATGATTTTAAAATGGCTCAAGTTGACTGGTGGCGTTTTGCTACTGTCCACAACAAAGGAATCTGCCAGTATGAAGGGTACATGTGCAATGGCCATGCCAGTGAATGCGGAACATCTGTAATGTTGTATCTGTTCCCTGAATTGGTGGATGAAGCTGGAGAAACCTGTGTAGATCCTCATACCAGCTCTGAATTCAGTGATTTTATCACGTTGGGAAAATTTACGGATAAAACTTACAACGGAACGGTAGGGGATGCAACGGTTGCTACCAGAGAAAAGGGCGAAAAAATCGTGGAGGCCTGTCTGGCAAGGATTTTGAAGTTTATCAAGGCCTACTACAAGTAA
- a CDS encoding LysR family transcriptional regulator, translated as MDIANIHSFVVLAELLSFAKTAEKEHISQSTLSRRIQSLEKGLNVQLFQRDTRNIKLTEAGKEFYFQANKLLEQYHLAISLTKKAVGGYSRKLRIGIGYYEHFFLMPFIGQFSASHPNIKINLYQFVYETLLEYFIRGNLDIILTSDQFLSSISENAYKKQLLWQDSWSLILSRDNPLAAYPFIDRKQLRDQTIITMYNGSSKMIRNIYRNQDFTEPFRTVIQVNSFAAKIALVDANMGIGFVPSFIKTESYKNVLLKKIVPAYNPRKFYVLCNSYNYDQAVSDFFRRCQEHWQK; from the coding sequence ATGGATATTGCAAACATCCACAGTTTTGTAGTTCTGGCTGAACTGCTCAGTTTCGCCAAAACGGCAGAAAAAGAACATATTTCCCAGTCCACACTCAGCCGTCGGATCCAGTCCCTGGAAAAAGGACTGAATGTCCAACTGTTCCAACGGGATACCCGCAATATAAAATTGACGGAAGCAGGAAAAGAATTCTACTTCCAAGCCAACAAATTGTTGGAGCAGTACCACCTGGCCATCAGTTTGACCAAAAAAGCAGTAGGCGGATATTCCCGAAAACTCCGGATCGGTATTGGTTACTATGAGCATTTTTTCCTTATGCCGTTTATTGGGCAGTTTTCTGCCAGCCACCCAAACATCAAAATCAATCTGTATCAATTTGTCTATGAAACACTCCTGGAATATTTTATCCGGGGAAATCTGGACATCATTCTGACCAGCGACCAATTCCTTTCCTCGATTTCCGAAAACGCCTACAAGAAGCAACTGCTTTGGCAGGACAGCTGGAGTTTGATTCTTTCCCGGGACAACCCTTTGGCTGCATATCCTTTTATAGACCGAAAACAATTGCGGGACCAGACCATCATCACCATGTACAACGGGAGCAGCAAAATGATCCGGAACATCTATCGGAATCAGGATTTTACCGAGCCATTCCGTACCGTAATCCAGGTCAATTCCTTTGCTGCCAAAATCGCCCTGGTAGATGCCAATATGGGGATTGGTTTTGTTCCCTCATTTATAAAAACGGAATCCTACAAAAACGTTCTCCTAAAAAAGATCGTTCCTGCCTATAATCCTCGCAAATTTTATGTTTTATGCAATTCCTACAACTACGACCAGGCTGTATCAGACTTTTTCAGGCGGTGTCAGGAACACTGGCAAAAATAG
- a CDS encoding GntR family transcriptional regulator, with amino-acid sequence MMSLRDKAYYAIKNKILRCQYESNGFLNETALMEELQVSRTPIREALTRLEQEGLVTVLPKKGVMVRPLTINEINQSFEARMLLEPFIIRKDLKYLDLKKLHEIRDKSEELIESAPDPEQFALLDDRFHRLLAQGCSNLYFRNMLAHIFDQHMRIRVLSGSDIWERHKEAAKEHQKIIDLIFMGERDKAGDAMLFHLKGSRETALRSLGK; translated from the coding sequence ATGATGAGTTTGCGGGACAAGGCCTATTATGCAATCAAAAACAAAATCTTACGATGCCAGTATGAAAGCAATGGCTTTTTGAATGAAACTGCTCTGATGGAAGAACTGCAGGTCAGCAGAACACCTATCCGGGAAGCTCTGACGCGGCTGGAACAGGAGGGGCTGGTTACGGTTCTCCCCAAAAAAGGGGTGATGGTCAGACCATTGACCATCAATGAAATCAACCAAAGTTTTGAAGCCAGGATGCTTTTGGAACCTTTCATTATCCGAAAGGATCTGAAGTATCTGGATTTAAAGAAACTGCATGAGATAAGGGATAAATCTGAGGAACTAATAGAGTCTGCACCGGACCCGGAGCAGTTCGCTTTACTGGATGACCGGTTCCACCGACTTCTGGCACAAGGATGTTCCAATCTTTACTTTCGCAATATGCTGGCTCATATTTTTGATCAGCATATGAGAATCCGGGTCCTGTCCGGGAGTGATATCTGGGAACGGCACAAGGAAGCAGCCAAGGAACATCAGAAGATCATTGATTTGATTTTTATGGGAGAAAGGGATAAGGCAGGAGATGCCATGCTGTTCCATTTAAAAGGATCCCGAGAAACAGCTCTGCGGAGTTTGGGAAAATAA
- a CDS encoding TRAP transporter substrate-binding protein, with protein sequence MNIKKTLAALCLASLAVFTLTGCGSEEGGKSKSSEGKVQMDLATAYSADSPAGKAMKKFVEDVKKKSNGSIEINLFTDGTLGNPKDNYSSVASGDLDMTMSGLEGLDLYAPEYTFLDAPFLMKDLKQQQAILNSGIGDKLKAIYKKNGFTTLGFHNRDVRELAGTKPIKTPADLQGLKLRLPGMRVYVDTWSQLGVSSTTVAMNELYTALQTKVAEACEGGYEQMATLKLYEVQPYIMETNHVYEFVGLFINNKAFEKLSPEQQKILQECAKEDLAYADKLAEESRQEYKKQCQDKGMKVLEVDQAAFRSALENYYKEQFNSKWTVTTYDEVMKYAK encoded by the coding sequence ATGAACATCAAAAAGACACTTGCCGCTTTGTGCCTGGCATCACTGGCTGTATTTACTCTTACCGGCTGCGGATCTGAAGAAGGCGGAAAATCAAAGAGCAGTGAAGGAAAAGTCCAAATGGATCTGGCTACCGCCTACTCAGCAGATTCTCCTGCAGGAAAAGCCATGAAAAAATTCGTAGAAGATGTAAAGAAGAAATCCAACGGCAGCATTGAAATCAATTTGTTCACAGATGGAACTTTAGGGAATCCCAAAGACAACTATTCTTCTGTAGCCAGTGGCGACCTGGACATGACGATGTCCGGTTTGGAAGGACTTGACTTGTATGCTCCAGAATACACATTCCTGGATGCCCCCTTCCTGATGAAAGATTTGAAACAACAGCAGGCAATCTTGAACAGTGGAATTGGCGATAAGCTCAAAGCCATCTATAAGAAAAATGGTTTTACCACTCTGGGTTTCCACAACCGGGATGTTCGGGAATTGGCTGGGACAAAGCCCATCAAGACACCGGCCGATCTGCAGGGTCTGAAACTTCGTCTGCCCGGCATGAGAGTCTATGTGGATACCTGGAGCCAACTAGGTGTAAGCTCTACCACCGTTGCCATGAATGAATTGTACACGGCTCTGCAGACCAAGGTGGCTGAAGCCTGCGAAGGCGGCTATGAACAGATGGCTACGCTGAAATTGTATGAAGTCCAGCCTTACATCATGGAAACCAACCATGTATATGAATTTGTTGGACTCTTCATCAACAATAAAGCTTTTGAAAAACTGAGTCCTGAACAGCAGAAAATCCTGCAGGAATGTGCCAAGGAAGACCTTGCCTATGCTGACAAGCTGGCTGAAGAAAGCCGCCAGGAATACAAAAAGCAGTGCCAGGACAAGGGAATGAAAGTGCTGGAAGTTGACCAGGCTGCTTTCCGCAGTGCACTGGAAAATTATTACAAGGAACAGTTCAACAGCAAATGGACGGTCACCACTTACGATGAAGTCATGAAATACGCCAAATAA
- a CDS encoding TRAP transporter small permease, with translation MFHKIARGYLKTVEGICITLLFIIFLLMVIQVVCRLFTIGQNFTEELARICFCLMIFLGAPLTLAEGADICVDMVVNKCPAKLQKAINILINILTCVFSVLCLKSLLVLIRTNAGVSAVALPWIKMNWIYSAMCVGFAFLFVVAICKIVALCKGCPDTMDINKEEKALARKKESEMNLGI, from the coding sequence ATGTTCCATAAAATAGCACGAGGCTATTTGAAAACTGTTGAAGGAATTTGTATAACGCTTTTATTCATCATTTTTTTGCTGATGGTTATCCAGGTTGTCTGCCGTCTCTTTACCATTGGCCAGAATTTTACGGAAGAACTGGCCCGCATCTGTTTTTGTCTGATGATCTTTCTGGGAGCTCCCCTGACGCTGGCAGAAGGCGCTGATATCTGTGTGGATATGGTGGTCAACAAATGCCCTGCAAAGCTGCAGAAGGCCATCAATATCCTGATCAACATTCTGACATGTGTATTTTCCGTACTCTGTCTCAAAAGCCTTCTGGTCCTGATCCGTACCAACGCAGGAGTTTCAGCGGTAGCACTTCCCTGGATTAAAATGAACTGGATCTATTCAGCCATGTGCGTAGGATTCGCTTTTCTCTTTGTGGTCGCTATATGCAAAATCGTCGCTTTGTGCAAAGGCTGCCCGGATACCATGGATATCAACAAAGAAGAAAAAGCGCTTGCCCGAAAAAAAGAAAGCGAGATGAATTTGGGAATATGA
- a CDS encoding TRAP transporter large permease, whose product MTTNTIILMLLVSMLALFLLKVPVYISMSLAGCAVLATRFGMKWSLLSQYLYTGVDSFTLLSIPLFLLAAKIMNTGSITKKLFSFCMKVVGWLPGGLGHVNVLCSVIFAGMSGTAVSDAGGLGSIEIKAMNENGFDNDFSCCVTAASSTLGPIIPPSIPLVVYATVSGASVGALFMAGIIPGLVMAILMMVLVSAYAILRHYPRTKFPSGGEFFTALKDGFLPLMAPVILLVGIYGGVFTPTESAAIVVCYSLFLEICIYRELTLEKFISILKETFRDSVTIALIIAGATFFGYVATRVRIPQLILKEMTGLVSSQFMLLLLINIFLLVIGCFLETASAITIVVPLIMPLLKAYHVNFTQFGIIMVLNLMIGLLTPPFGLVLFVVSKIGHISVGHFSRALLPWLACLLIALMLITFVPSISLWFPTFLGMTV is encoded by the coding sequence ATGACTACGAATACAATTATCCTGATGCTCCTTGTTTCCATGCTGGCTCTCTTCCTGCTGAAAGTCCCCGTTTACATCAGTATGTCCCTGGCAGGATGTGCCGTCCTGGCTACCCGCTTTGGCATGAAATGGAGCCTGCTCAGCCAATATCTTTATACAGGGGTGGATTCTTTCACACTTCTTTCCATTCCACTGTTCCTGTTGGCCGCCAAAATCATGAATACGGGCAGCATCACCAAAAAGCTTTTTTCCTTTTGTATGAAAGTTGTCGGCTGGCTGCCTGGTGGTCTTGGCCATGTAAATGTCCTTTGTTCCGTAATTTTTGCCGGTATGTCCGGTACAGCAGTTTCTGATGCCGGCGGACTGGGATCCATCGAAATCAAAGCCATGAACGAAAATGGATTTGATAATGATTTTTCCTGCTGTGTCACAGCGGCATCTTCAACATTGGGACCCATTATCCCCCCTTCCATTCCTCTGGTTGTCTATGCAACCGTATCTGGAGCTTCCGTAGGTGCCCTGTTTATGGCTGGAATCATCCCTGGCCTGGTCATGGCCATTTTGATGATGGTACTGGTCAGTGCTTATGCCATTCTACGGCACTATCCCCGTACCAAATTTCCCTCTGGAGGAGAATTTTTTACCGCTCTTAAAGACGGATTTCTCCCGCTGATGGCTCCTGTTATCCTGTTGGTAGGAATTTACGGCGGTGTCTTCACCCCTACAGAAAGTGCCGCCATTGTGGTTTGCTACAGCCTGTTCCTGGAAATCTGCATTTATCGTGAACTGACACTGGAAAAATTTATTTCCATCCTGAAAGAAACCTTCCGGGATTCTGTGACCATTGCTCTGATCATTGCCGGCGCCACCTTCTTTGGTTACGTGGCAACCCGTGTACGGATTCCCCAGCTGATTCTGAAAGAAATGACAGGGTTGGTTTCCTCTCAATTTATGCTGCTTTTACTGATCAATATTTTCCTGTTGGTTATTGGCTGTTTCCTGGAAACCGCTTCCGCCATCACCATTGTTGTACCGCTGATTATGCCTCTCCTGAAAGCGTACCATGTAAACTTTACGCAGTTTGGCATCATCATGGTATTGAATCTGATGATTGGGCTGTTGACGCCGCCTTTTGGCCTGGTCTTGTTCGTAGTCAGCAAGATTGGTCATATATCTGTAGGTCATTTCTCAAGAGCACTGCTTCCCTGGCTGGCCTGTCTGCTGATTGCCTTGATGCTGATTACATTTGTCCCATCCATCAGCCTGTGGTTTCCCACATTTCTGGGAATGACTGTATAG
- a CDS encoding mandelate racemase/muconate lactonizing enzyme family protein, protein MKITSVKGIQLRCPCEEIHDALSTSIARQAFLIRIETDKGIWGIGEAFSFGAPLNALQTLLDQQIAPIILEKEAENIEELWQTMYWRTLANGRRSLTMAIISGVDTALWDILGKAAHMSVSHLLGLAFQKIPTYASGGFYAPGKGLDGLRKELSSYRKKGYKDAKIKIGRTSSNPFLDYMDNKNDKVSEEEDWQRIQAAHEIMEDGMLMVDTNATWTADQVIQNAPKLQAYGVKIIEEPLPFEDVDGYRKIADAVPSLVIAGCETQQGLKNFQNLLKENQIDILQPDVGWAGGISEVKKIGAAALAANKKISLHCFGSAVLFAASLQTAAAMSNTIAMESEENPNPLKTDILKTPFQTDPEMNFFVPDGPGLGIEVDWERIEKYIVK, encoded by the coding sequence ATGAAAATCACTTCTGTGAAAGGGATCCAGCTGCGCTGTCCCTGTGAAGAAATCCATGATGCTTTAAGCACTTCTATTGCCCGACAGGCCTTTCTGATCCGTATTGAAACTGATAAAGGAATTTGGGGAATTGGGGAAGCCTTTTCCTTTGGAGCTCCCCTCAATGCACTTCAGACGTTGCTTGATCAGCAAATTGCCCCCATTATCCTGGAAAAAGAAGCAGAAAACATCGAAGAGCTCTGGCAAACCATGTACTGGCGTACATTGGCCAATGGCCGCCGCAGTCTTACTATGGCCATTATTTCCGGCGTTGATACCGCTCTCTGGGATATTTTGGGAAAAGCCGCCCACATGTCTGTCAGTCATCTCTTGGGATTGGCTTTTCAAAAGATTCCCACCTATGCCAGTGGTGGCTTTTATGCTCCTGGCAAAGGACTTGATGGTCTTCGGAAAGAACTGTCTTCCTACCGTAAAAAAGGCTACAAAGATGCCAAAATCAAAATTGGCCGTACCTCATCCAATCCTTTTCTGGATTATATGGATAATAAAAATGACAAAGTCAGTGAAGAAGAGGACTGGCAGCGCATTCAGGCAGCTCATGAAATCATGGAAGATGGCATGTTAATGGTGGATACCAATGCCACCTGGACGGCAGACCAAGTAATTCAAAATGCTCCCAAGCTCCAGGCTTACGGAGTAAAGATTATCGAAGAACCTCTGCCATTCGAAGATGTGGACGGCTATCGCAAAATTGCTGATGCCGTGCCTTCTTTAGTCATCGCTGGCTGTGAAACACAGCAGGGTCTCAAGAACTTCCAAAATCTGCTGAAAGAAAATCAGATTGATATCCTTCAACCCGATGTAGGCTGGGCCGGAGGTATTTCTGAAGTCAAAAAAATCGGTGCCGCAGCCTTGGCGGCCAACAAAAAGATTTCTCTCCACTGCTTTGGTTCTGCTGTGTTGTTTGCCGCCAGTCTCCAAACAGCCGCCGCCATGAGCAACACCATTGCCATGGAATCAGAAGAAAATCCCAATCCGCTGAAAACAGATATCTTGAAAACACCCTTTCAGACCGATCCTGAAATGAATTTTTTCGTTCCGGACGGACCTGGACTAGGTATTGAAGTTGACTGGGAGCGCATTGAAAAATATATCGTAAAATAG
- a CDS encoding HTH domain-containing protein gives MSRKLFTEEQIAALRQNPYVYSVSRSTLVLRKSFKEIFYTEYMEGVYPKDVFKKYGFDPAVLGERRIGGALQHIKEEYAKYGCFYEGRRPADRSDTAAKVKPEDDIKALRHEVEYLRQEVEYLKKISAIKNTKR, from the coding sequence ATGAGCAGAAAACTTTTTACTGAGGAGCAGATTGCAGCGTTGCGCCAGAACCCTTATGTGTATAGCGTAAGCCGCTCTACCCTGGTCCTGAGGAAGTCCTTTAAAGAAATCTTTTACACCGAATATATGGAAGGAGTCTATCCTAAAGACGTCTTCAAAAAATACGGCTTTGACCCTGCTGTGCTGGGCGAAAGACGCATTGGCGGTGCTCTCCAGCATATCAAAGAGGAATATGCCAAATATGGTTGTTTCTATGAAGGCAGGAGACCCGCCGACAGGTCTGACACCGCCGCCAAGGTCAAGCCTGAAGATGACATTAAGGCCCTCAGACATGAAGTTGAATACTTGCGGCAGGAAGTGGAATATTTAAAAAAAATTTCCGCGATCAAGAACACAAAAAGGTAG
- a CDS encoding IS3 family transposase, giving the protein MNDSSCVFEIIEKTVSTSENRLSISSLCKMAGVSRSGYYAWVKAEAFRQAQQEQDRKDFELILAAYKRRGYKKGARSIYMELLHMDPPVIMNVKKIRRLMKKFHLLCPIRKANPYRQLAKALKTNTVADNLLQRQFEDYGPRMVLLTDITYLPYNGIFAYLSTILDAYTKQILAYVLSDSLEVDFVVETVNNLIRDHGVSLHAETIVHSDQGCHYTSHSFIDILHDKDLRQSMSRRGNCWDNAPQESFFGRMKDHVKKKIAAAVSFGEVKAIVDDYMDYYNNERYQWELAKLSPNEFYQFVTTGVYPLDIPKMPEVPTLKRRACELGNQLTS; this is encoded by the coding sequence ATGAACGATTCCTCTTGTGTGTTCGAAATCATAGAAAAGACGGTAAGTACCAGCGAGAACAGACTTTCCATCAGCAGTTTATGCAAGATGGCAGGCGTGTCCCGAAGCGGTTATTATGCCTGGGTAAAGGCGGAAGCATTTCGGCAGGCCCAGCAAGAACAGGACCGCAAGGACTTTGAACTGATCCTTGCCGCTTACAAAAGACGAGGGTACAAGAAGGGCGCCCGCAGCATCTATATGGAGCTGCTCCACATGGATCCGCCCGTCATTATGAATGTGAAGAAAATCCGTCGTCTGATGAAAAAGTTCCACCTGCTTTGCCCCATCAGGAAGGCGAATCCCTATCGGCAGCTGGCGAAAGCCCTGAAGACCAATACGGTGGCCGATAATCTGCTGCAGCGCCAGTTTGAGGACTATGGTCCTCGCATGGTACTGCTGACAGATATTACCTATCTTCCTTACAATGGGATCTTTGCTTATCTTTCCACCATACTGGATGCCTATACCAAGCAGATTCTGGCGTATGTCCTCAGCGATTCTTTGGAGGTGGATTTCGTGGTAGAAACGGTGAACAACCTGATTCGAGATCACGGCGTCTCACTGCATGCTGAAACCATCGTGCATTCTGACCAGGGTTGCCATTACACGAGTCACAGCTTCATCGATATCCTCCATGACAAGGATCTCAGACAATCCATGTCACGGCGGGGGAATTGCTGGGACAATGCGCCGCAGGAAAGCTTCTTCGGCCGTATGAAAGACCATGTGAAAAAGAAAATTGCAGCAGCAGTGAGCTTTGGGGAGGTGAAGGCCATCGTAGATGATTACATGGATTATTACAACAACGAGCGCTACCAGTGGGAACTGGCGAAACTGTCGCCAAACGAGTTCTACCAATTTGTAACAACAGGGGTTTATCCGCTCGATATTCCCAAGATGCCCGAGGTTCCTACATTGAAGCGGAGAGCCTGTGAGCTGGGGAACCAGCTCACCTCATAA